The nucleotide sequence TCCCGCACCACTCTCAGCAGCCTGCTGACGATACAGGGGGTTAGATAAAAACGAGATTTGGTTTTGTGTTGCCCTCTCTAAAGGGGCTAAGCCAACAAAGGGGCTAGAAGCCTCCCCCACCAAGCTTGCTTGAAACTGATTGGCCAGCTCGATGGCGGTAGGCATAGATTACTTCTGGCTATTTAAGGCCTTGATGACATCATCAGTAATATCGGCTTTTGGACTTACAAAAGCCGCCTCTTGAACAATGATGTCTAACTTACGTTGCTCTGCAATCTGGCGCAATACCACATTTGCCTTCTCGGCAATCTTTGCGCGCTCTTCAAAAGTACGCTGATTGAGATCTTCTGTGAACTCACGCTGTTTGCGTTGCAACTCACGATCTTGGTCAGCCAATTCACGTTGACGGCGAACACGTTCAGCTTCATTCATCACTGCAGCATCACGATCCAATTTTTCAGCGGCCGTCTGTATTTTTTGGGCGCTATCACGCAAATCATTCTGACGCTTGGTAAATTCATTTTGCAAACGAGTCTGCATCGCCTTGGCGAGATTAGATTCGTTAAAGACCTT is from Polynucleobacter sp. MWH-UH23A and encodes:
- a CDS encoding OmpH family outer membrane protein; translated protein: MKFAQPSKSLKWILAIAALAFSGSQVFAQDAGTRVAVVNSEKVFNESNLAKAMQTRLQNEFTKRQNDLRDSAQKIQTAAEKLDRDAAVMNEAERVRRQRELADQDRELQRKQREFTEDLNQRTFEERAKIAEKANVVLRQIAEQRKLDIIVQEAAFVSPKADITDDVIKALNSQK